GCCGTATCGGCATCAGCACCTTGCAAACCGTCTCCATGTACATCACCATCGTGCAGGAAGTTGCAGGCAATTCCTCTCTGCCCGTCACTCGGCTGGAATTCTGCGACTCGGCTGAAAAAAACAACGTTGTCAGCCGTGGAGGCACCCTGGGACGCCTCGTCGTTCCACAAGGCTACATGATCTTCCTGCGCCCCGCTTTTGAAAACCTGGCACATGCCTACAAGGATATTCTGGATTCCATTGTCGATAGCGGCAAAATCATCCGCATTTCCGAAGGCCGTGTAGATTTACTCCCCCTACCCCAGCAAACATTCTGATTTTCCCGGTCTGCATTTGAACGTTACACTCTCTCCAAGACTCATTCTACCATGAACCTGCGGTTTTTTTCTTTTCTGCTTCTTCCGCTCTGTGCCGGACTGTCGTCATGCGTCAGCTACTGGTATGACCACCTGAGCCCCAAACCGGAATACGTCGGTGACAAACCGGCCACAGTCATCCCTTATGAAGGAACCCAGCAACACGTCAAACTACTGCCTGTCGATCCCTATGAACTGCCCGCTTCTTCCGAACTTTCTACTCGAAAAATTGATTACGCAGGAGACCAAATTCCCTATGGCCTGGAATCCGGGTACCGCAATTGCGTCCATTCCCCCTATCAGCCCTACCGCAGACTGGATACGACCGGTATGAAACCCGGACAAAAAGTAATCGATCCCTACGACGGCAAAGTCTTCTATCTCCCGAACGACATAAATATCTTTTAACAAATCCGAGAGGTATCCCCCGGGACAGCCCTTCTCCCTTTAAAAAGTAAAAAATGACCGGTAACGCTTCCTGCAGCGTTACCGGTCATTTTATGGCCAATTCCCGCTCAGGTATCAGCCATGGAGGAGCCTACACATAGTCGGCAACCTTTCAATTTATTCCATATTCCAAAATTCCTCTGCGTTTTTTGCACTGATTCCGCTCATATTGAGATAGCGGGTTCTCAGCAACAGTGAGGAATGATGACCCATCTCCATCTGGAGGGAGTCAAGGCTCTTGAAATGCTTGGCATGGTAAGATGCGAACGTATGCCTCAGGCAATCCTGAAGCCAGGGACGCTGCCCCTTTTCCGTTCCCCATCCGGCCAATGCACGCATCCTCTTCCATCGTTTAGGCCAAAGGACGGGACAGATCTTCTGATCGGGGTTGCCGGTCGGGAATTTGGCAAGCCAGCGCCTCAGTACAGGATAGAGAGTCACATGACGCATCCCTCCGGTCTTACTGTGATTGGGCATGATATGCACCACGCCGTCCTTCAAGTCCAGTTCCTTCCAACGGAGGCGCTCCACTTCCCGGGGGCGGATCCCGGCATAGAGCATCAATCCGAAAGCCGGCGCACATAAGCCGGATTCCTCATCAGCAAGGGCTACATTCCTCAATTGAAGAATCTCATCGATCGAAAGAGCCCGTATCTGCCGCTCATATACGACAGGCACGTCCACCCGGTCGATCGGATTGTCCGCGCACCAACCTCTTTTCTGGGACAATGTAAAAATCCCATTCATAATCACGCGGGCCTTGAACTTCTGGCGCGTTGTGGTAAACGCCTTGTCCAAATATTCCTGGCATTCCTCCGGGGTCATGGCACTGATATGTCTCCTTTTAATTTCAGGACACGAACGCATCAGCGTCTCCATCACGTAGCGGATATCCCGCACCGTTCGCGAACGCCGGTGGCTTTTAGCTTCTATTGTCGCTTGAAGAGCCTTGTCAAACGTAACTGTTTTTTCAAGTCGCCTAAGGGCATCCGCCCCCATGGCTATACCTTTTCTTGCTCGACGTAGTTTATTGCCTCGTCCACCGCATTCCCGCAGCAGATCCAAGGCAAGTAATACTGCATCCAGAAGCTTGACGCCGCTTCCGTCCAACAGGGCGGCTGCGATGTCCTTTTCACTGTATCTCATTTCTGTGTTTTGTTGCATGTATCGGTTAAGTTGGAGAGGCATGTATTCTCATATGTGACAATTCAAATTTCAATTTTCAAAGCTTCAAGACAAGAATGGTTATTATAAATTCTGACATCGAGTCTTTCTGTGAGACTGCAAAATCCAAAATCATTCACTAATTTGCAAATATAATCTTGAATTGGAATAATTATATAAATATATTTCCCGTTTTATCGAATATTTTTCCTATAATAAGGAAATATTCAAATAAGCCACATGTCCGATACGAACTTCTCCCCGGAAACAACCTCCGGGAAAATACCCTGACTCCGTTCTTGCCAGAATGCCCCAATCGTGGAATAACTCATCCAGACCCCATCCACTCAACCTTATTTGTACAATGAAAGTCATCGTGATCTACGGAAGCGCCAACGACAAACCCTTCATGGAACCCGCACGCGTCTACTTCGACGAGCAACATGTCTCTTACGAGGAAACGGTTCTTTCCGCGCACAGAGATCTTCCCGAACTCATGCAGTACCTTCAAGATCTTGAAAACAGCGGAGAAAAAGCTGTTATTCTAGCCGTAGCCGGCCTTTCCGCAGCCCTTCCGGGAGTCGTCGTCATGAGTTGTTCCCTACCCGTTATCGGCGTACCGGTTCCCGGCGGCCCCCTGAACGGCATCGACGCTCTGCTGGCTATTTCACAAGTGCCCGGCGGAGTTCCCTGCACGACGGTCGGACTTCACAAGAAGGCTCCCGTCAACGCTGCCATGGCTGCACACCGCATCCTCAAACTGGCCGCCAAATAAAGGCCTTTCAATCTCCCCACCCCGGCATTGGCCGGGATCATCCATCCACTCCAGCCATGAAACACATCACTGAACCGATTCTGGACGAGGAAGGCATACGGCTGGCTCTCACCCGAATAGCCATGGGCATTGCCGCCCGCAACAACGGGGAGCCGTTGGGCATCGTCGGCCTTCTCAGCCGGGGAGACGTCCTGGCCATGCGCCTGGCGACCATGATCCGTGAACTCGGCGTCGACACCATGTGCGGCGCCATTGACATTTCACTCTACCGGGACGACATCTACAAGCTCGAAGCAAAACCTGCTTTGCGTTCGTCCAACCTGTCCTTTTCGACTGACGACATGCGCATCGTCCTGGTCGATGATGTCTTGAACACGGGCCGGACCATTCGTGCAGCTCTCAACGCCATCTTCGACTATGGCCGTCCGGCCCGCATCGAACTGGCCTGCCTGATTGATCGAAGCGGACGGGAAGTCCCCATCCAGCCTGACTACGTCGGTCACCAAATGGACAACACGGACGATAAAGTCATCGTCAAACTCCAGGAAATCGACGACATCGACGTTGTCTTTCTTCAATCCAGGGCCTAATCATAGGCCCTTTTTCATATCCGCATCCCAAGGTTTTCCCAGAAATACATTCTTCCTCTACCGACAATGAATCCACGCAAGGATCTACTAAACATATCCTCCCTGAGCGACGAAGAAATTGCGACTCTCCTTGAATCGGCCATGCCGATGAAAGAACTGTTCACCAAAAGCGTCAAAAAAGTACCCGCCCTCAAAGGGAAATCCGTGCTCACCCTGTTCTACGAACCGAGCACTCGCACGCACTCCTCATTTGAAGTCGCCGCGGAACGCCTCTCGGCCGATGTCACAAGCTTCACAGTATCCACCTCATCCGTCGTCAAGGGAGAATCCGTCCACGACACGATCGCAACCCTCCAGTCCATGAAAATGGACTATATCATCGTGCGCCACTACAACAGCGGCCTCCCCGCCGTGATCGCCCGTGCTACCAACGCCAGTGTCATCAATGCCGGGGACGGCGCCCACGCCCATCCCACCCAGGCTCTGCTGGACGCCTTCACCATCCGCGAGGCCTCCGGCAGCATCGCCGGAAGGAAAATCGTCATCATCGGAGACATCCTCCACTCCCGCGTAGCACGTTCCACCTCCCTCATCTTGAAAAGGCTGGGCGCCCAGGTCGCCTATCTGGGGCCGGGTTCGCTCGTACCTCCGACAGCCCATTCCGGCATACCGATCTTCAAAACATTCGACGAGGCCTTTGCCTGGAAACCTGATTTCATCTACCTCCTCCGCGTCCAGAAGGAACGCCAGGACGCTCCCTTCTTCCCCAGCTCGCGCGAGTACAACAAAATCTACGGCGTCACGGAAGAACGCCTGGAACGCATCGCCGGCGAAGGCATGTACATCATGCACCCCGGTCCCGTCAACCGCGGCGTGGAAATCTGCGATGCCGCGATGGAGTACGAACGCTGCCTCATCAACACGCAGGTAGAAAACGGCATCGCCTGCCGCATGTCCGTCCTCTACCACCTTTGCCCCCAAACCCAACACTGAGCCCTTTCTTTCCATGAGCACCTATTTCATTCGCAATGCTTGCGTCGCAACGACAGGAGACAAAATCGACATGACGGTTGCCGGAGGCATGATCGAAAGCATCTCTCCCGCCGGTTCCCAGACCGCCCCTTCAGGAGCCTCGCTCGTTGATGCCGGCGGGTCCCTCGTTCTTCCCGGCCTCTTTGACTTGCACGCCCATCTCGGACAGCCCGGCTACGAAAACCGCGAACGTATCGCCACCGCTACCGCCGCAGCCCTGCACGGCGGAGTCACCGGTCTCCAGGCCATGCCGGATACTTCCCCCGTCATGGACAATTCCGCACAAATCCAATCCTTGCTGGAATTGTGCCAGGAACAATCCCCCGTAACAGTCATCCCGACCGGATGCATCACCAAAGGAGCTGAAGGAGAAGAACAGGTCTCTTACGATTCCCTGAGAGCCAAAGGCGTCCAGTTCATCACCGATGCGGACCATGTTCCGTCCAACATACTCCTTCTCTACCGAGCCATGCAGTATGCAGCCCCCCTGGGCATCACCTTCGCCCTACGCGGAGACGTACCGGCTCTGACCGCCAAAGGAGTCATGCACCCCTCTCCCACTTCATACCGCCTCGGCCTGGCCGGTTCTCCCGTCTGTGCAGAAGAAATCGGCATCGACACGATCATCCGCCTGGCCGCCGCTACGGAGGCCTCCCTCCATGTCCAGACCGTCTCGACCGCCGGAGGAGCCGAAGCCATCCGCCAATGGAAAAAAGAACGTCCGAACCTGAGCGCGGAAGTCGCTCTCCATCATCTTCTTTTTACCCATGAAAACGTTGGAGACTACGACACGACCTACAAAACTCTTCCTCCCCTCCGCGACCAAAAGGACAAAGACGCCCTGATCGCCGCTCTTCAGGACGGCACCATCGACTGCATCGTCTCCGACCATACCCCGGCTACCCCGTTCGAGAAAAAGCAGGACTTCTGCGTCGCTCCCCACGGAATGGCCCTTCTGGATACCTTCCTGCCCGCATTATATGCCCATCTGGTCAAACCCGGTTTCCTCACCTGGCATCAGATCGTCACACTCTGTTGTGACAACCCCCGGAAGCTCATGCACCTCCCCAACGCCACTCTGGAAGCAGGCGTCAGCGCGGGTTTCGTTCTCTTCAATCCCGACGAAAACACCGTCGTTACGGAAGACTTTCTCAAGAGTCGTTCCCGCAACACCCCCTTCCTCGGGCAAACCATTCCCGGTAAAGTCCAGGCTGTCTTCGTCAACGGCAAAGCGCACCTGTTCTAAAACCGGATCACATTTCCCGTCTGAGGGTGTTTCCGGAACACAACCGTCCCCCCTCCATTTCCTCCTCGCCGCAGACCATGCGCCCGATTGCGACCATCCGTACATGTTACCCGGGAAAATTCGGAATTCCCCGGCAAAGCGGATTGATCCCCGATGATCCGGGAACCATCCGCTTCGAGCCGGAATTCCGCAATCCCGATGCCATTCGCGGCCTGCAAGGCTTCTCCCATCTGTGGCTCATCTGGCTGTTCAGTGAAAACATACGCGACACTTGGAGCCCCACCGTCCGTCCGCCGCGTCTTGGAGGCAACACGCGCATGGGTGTCTTTGCAACGCGCTCCCCGTTTCGCCCCAATCCCATAGGCTTGTCTGCCGTCAAACTGGACCGGCTGGAGGTACACCCCGAACTCGGTCCCTTGCTCCATGTCCTCGGAGCAGACCTGATGGACGGAACCCCCATTCTGGACATCAAACCCTACCTTCCGTTTGCCGACTGTATCCCGGATGCATCAGACGGCTTCGCTGGCCAGGTCTTCGACCACAACCTTGATGTCTTGATACCTCCCGAATGGGAAGCTGTTCTTCCTCCAAGTTATCTTTCCCCTCTACGCCAAACACTCTCCCAGGATCCCCGCCCCTCCTACCAGGACGACCCCGACCGTATCTACGGCCTCACCTACGGCGGGTTTGACATCAAATTCCGAGTCAAAATCAACGTTCTGACCGTTTGCAGCATCCAACCCGTATAAAAAAATGGTTTCCTCCCTATCCAATCGCCCCTCAAGGCTGCATATCGCTTTTGACGACAACTTCAACTTTCGGGGCGAAATCGGAGCTTCAGTATCCGTTTGGAAGGATGGCCGGGAAATATTATCCCTCCACCGAGGTTACACGACGCACGCCCGTACAACGCCCTGGTCAAACCGGACACTCGTCCCCGTTTACTCCGCTACCAAAGGACCCGCCGCCGCTTGTATCCTGCTGGCCTTGCACTCCCAGGGTGCCGATCCTTCGCTCGTCATCGGAGACATCTGGCCGTCTTTCCCCATGCCCGGAGCCACAGTCCGCCAGCTCATGTCTCACCAGTGCGGCCTGGCAGCCTTCGACAGACCCGTAGACCTGTTCGACCATGAAGCCTGCGTGGCTGCTATCGAAAGAACCGACCCCGCCTGGTACCCTCCCGATCACGGCTATCACCCGCATACCTACGGTCCCATCATGGACGAACTCATGATCCGTCTCACGGGAGAACGCATCGGTACCTGGTGGGAGCGCAATATCCGTACCATTTTCGGGCTGGACCTTTTCATCGGGCTACCGGAAGAGCATTTTGACCGGGTTGCGACACTCTACCCCGGCAAAGCAGACAAGGAAAGCCTCTCTACCCCCTTCTACAAGGAATACCTCCAGCCCGGCACGCCCATCTTCCGCGCCTTTCATTCCCTCGTCGGCATCAACACCGTCCGCCAGATGAATACCCCAGCCGGCTGGACATGCGCCTCCCCCGCATTCGGTGCCGTTGCATCCGCACAAGGACTGGCCTCCTTCTATCAGATTTGCCTCGGCAGCCTGAATCCGCCTGGTACATCTTCTCCCTTCATTCCGGATGAAGTCCGTTCCTGGATGACGACGATCGTTACAGACGGAGAAGACAAAACCATGCTCACACCCACAGCCTATTCCTGCGGTTTCATGCTGGATCCCCGTGATCCAGCTACCGGCATACCCCTCCGCCACCTTTTCGGCTACGAGGGTTTCGGTCATGCAGGGGCTGGAGGCTCCCACGCCTTTGCAGATCCCATCAATGGACTCTCCTTCGCCTACACCATGAACCACATGGATCTCAATGTCCTGCCCGGCACCAAAACCCAAGCCCTAGTCAACGCCCTCACCAGGGTCAACCACTCCCCCCCCTCCCTTCTCCGATGAAAGTCACCAAAACCAGGGCCACAGCAGGACTCATCATCAGCGCCAGTCTGTTGGTGTCCCTTGTCTTCCTCTTTATGAGGATCATCGACAACAGCAAGATTACTTGGGAATCCGGGCTTTCGCTAGGTTGTGCCATACTCTGGTCGGGACATGGAGTTTATCGTTCGATCATTCGCCTCAAAGAGGTAGGTTCCTGTCCCAAAAACTGGTCGGATGTTCCTCAAATGGCTCTTTACAACAATCCCGATCACATCGGATATTTCCTATGGAACCTCGTCTTTTCTCCTTGGGGAATGCCCATTAGTTCTTCTTTGAACCTTCTCCTCCTCGTCTGGATCGGCGTCTATGCATACCTTACCTCCCACCTCATTTTATTCATCATAGCCGTGTGTTGTCTGGCCGGTTTGAGAATATGGCTTTTCAAAAACTATAAACGACTGTATTTGAACATGAAAGAGGGAAACATGATTTCCCTCGTCGACCACCGGGGAGTACGTTGGATTATCCCGGGTAAAGACGATAACAACTGGCTGACCACAGGCAACTACTGCACCGTAGAAAGTGCAGACTGGAAAGACATCACCGATGTCCTTTTCTTCCCGCATTACTTTCAACTGAAATGCCGGAACATTGACTTTTTCGCCTTCACAGACAACATGGACGAAGCTCGCATGCTCGTTGCCCGCTATTACAGGAACGGCAGTCCTGCCCTCTCCGTTCCGAACTCTTCATGTGGATAGAGAAACTGCCGTCCCAAAATAAGGACGATTTCTTTCCGGGAGAATCTATCCCTTACCTTTACCTCTTTACTTCCAGACAAATAGGACTAAAAGTAGTTCTATCATGCAAGAAATCGGAAATTCTTCCCGGATTTTACTGCCCATCCCCATTTCGCCGTCTTTACTCAAATGGGCTGGTTTACTCATGCTCCTTCTGGGACTGTCTCTTACCCCTTATTGGAACTGGCCCTCCCTGCCAACCCTTTATGGA
This is a stretch of genomic DNA from Akkermansia sp. N21116. It encodes these proteins:
- a CDS encoding 5-(carboxyamino)imidazole ribonucleotide mutase — translated: MKVIVIYGSANDKPFMEPARVYFDEQHVSYEETVLSAHRDLPELMQYLQDLENSGEKAVILAVAGLSAALPGVVVMSCSLPVIGVPVPGGPLNGIDALLAISQVPGGVPCTTVGLHKKAPVNAAMAAHRILKLAAK
- the pyrR gene encoding bifunctional pyr operon transcriptional regulator/uracil phosphoribosyltransferase PyrR codes for the protein MKHITEPILDEEGIRLALTRIAMGIAARNNGEPLGIVGLLSRGDVLAMRLATMIRELGVDTMCGAIDISLYRDDIYKLEAKPALRSSNLSFSTDDMRIVLVDDVLNTGRTIRAALNAIFDYGRPARIELACLIDRSGREVPIQPDYVGHQMDNTDDKVIVKLQEIDDIDVVFLQSRA
- a CDS encoding dihydroorotase translates to MSTYFIRNACVATTGDKIDMTVAGGMIESISPAGSQTAPSGASLVDAGGSLVLPGLFDLHAHLGQPGYENRERIATATAAALHGGVTGLQAMPDTSPVMDNSAQIQSLLELCQEQSPVTVIPTGCITKGAEGEEQVSYDSLRAKGVQFITDADHVPSNILLLYRAMQYAAPLGITFALRGDVPALTAKGVMHPSPTSYRLGLAGSPVCAEEIGIDTIIRLAAATEASLHVQTVSTAGGAEAIRQWKKERPNLSAEVALHHLLFTHENVGDYDTTYKTLPPLRDQKDKDALIAALQDGTIDCIVSDHTPATPFEKKQDFCVAPHGMALLDTFLPALYAHLVKPGFLTWHQIVTLCCDNPRKLMHLPNATLEAGVSAGFVLFNPDENTVVTEDFLKSRSRNTPFLGQTIPGKVQAVFVNGKAHLF
- the tsaA gene encoding tRNA (N6-threonylcarbamoyladenosine(37)-N6)-methyltransferase TrmO, which translates into the protein MRPIATIRTCYPGKFGIPRQSGLIPDDPGTIRFEPEFRNPDAIRGLQGFSHLWLIWLFSENIRDTWSPTVRPPRLGGNTRMGVFATRSPFRPNPIGLSAVKLDRLEVHPELGPLLHVLGADLMDGTPILDIKPYLPFADCIPDASDGFAGQVFDHNLDVLIPPEWEAVLPPSYLSPLRQTLSQDPRPSYQDDPDRIYGLTYGGFDIKFRVKINVLTVCSIQPV
- a CDS encoding aspartate carbamoyltransferase catalytic subunit; its protein translation is MNPRKDLLNISSLSDEEIATLLESAMPMKELFTKSVKKVPALKGKSVLTLFYEPSTRTHSSFEVAAERLSADVTSFTVSTSSVVKGESVHDTIATLQSMKMDYIIVRHYNSGLPAVIARATNASVINAGDGAHAHPTQALLDAFTIREASGSIAGRKIVIIGDILHSRVARSTSLILKRLGAQVAYLGPGSLVPPTAHSGIPIFKTFDEAFAWKPDFIYLLRVQKERQDAPFFPSSREYNKIYGVTEERLERIAGEGMYIMHPGPVNRGVEICDAAMEYERCLINTQVENGIACRMSVLYHLCPQTQH
- a CDS encoding tyrosine-type recombinase/integrase, encoding MQQNTEMRYSEKDIAAALLDGSGVKLLDAVLLALDLLRECGGRGNKLRRARKGIAMGADALRRLEKTVTFDKALQATIEAKSHRRSRTVRDIRYVMETLMRSCPEIKRRHISAMTPEECQEYLDKAFTTTRQKFKARVIMNGIFTLSQKRGWCADNPIDRVDVPVVYERQIRALSIDEILQLRNVALADEESGLCAPAFGLMLYAGIRPREVERLRWKELDLKDGVVHIMPNHSKTGGMRHVTLYPVLRRWLAKFPTGNPDQKICPVLWPKRWKRMRALAGWGTEKGQRPWLQDCLRHTFASYHAKHFKSLDSLQMEMGHHSSLLLRTRYLNMSGISAKNAEEFWNME
- a CDS encoding serine hydrolase domain-containing protein; protein product: MVSSLSNRPSRLHIAFDDNFNFRGEIGASVSVWKDGREILSLHRGYTTHARTTPWSNRTLVPVYSATKGPAAACILLALHSQGADPSLVIGDIWPSFPMPGATVRQLMSHQCGLAAFDRPVDLFDHEACVAAIERTDPAWYPPDHGYHPHTYGPIMDELMIRLTGERIGTWWERNIRTIFGLDLFIGLPEEHFDRVATLYPGKADKESLSTPFYKEYLQPGTPIFRAFHSLVGINTVRQMNTPAGWTCASPAFGAVASAQGLASFYQICLGSLNPPGTSSPFIPDEVRSWMTTIVTDGEDKTMLTPTAYSCGFMLDPRDPATGIPLRHLFGYEGFGHAGAGGSHAFADPINGLSFAYTMNHMDLNVLPGTKTQALVNALTRVNHSPPSLLR